Proteins encoded in a region of the Candidatus Nitrosomarinus catalina genome:
- a CDS encoding RNA-binding domain-containing protein — protein MSNKLEITIDVIVHATEDMTKILQPFNEIFDIEEEIFNKTETTGYFENPITMVNTKLVKKQSKAFMKKFLEILSISQISQLIEEIEERTEDSKFHLRLDKQELVQGKLVFSQKDTIKIKIHTPVYNKKNTRDVFSELFQSHLN, from the coding sequence ATGAGTAATAAGTTAGAAATTACAATTGATGTCATTGTTCATGCAACAGAAGATATGACAAAAATATTACAACCTTTTAATGAAATATTTGATATCGAAGAAGAAATTTTCAACAAGACAGAAACTACTGGCTATTTTGAAAATCCCATCACAATGGTAAATACAAAACTTGTAAAAAAACAATCCAAAGCATTTATGAAAAAATTTTTGGAGATACTATCAATTAGTCAAATAAGTCAATTAATTGAAGAGATTGAAGAAAGAACTGAAGATTCAAAATTTCATTTGAGATTAGATAAGCAAGAATTGGTTCAAGGTAAATTAGTTTTCAGCCAAAAAGATACAATAAAAATTAAAATTCATACTCCAGTATATAACAAAAAAAATACTCGTGATGTTTTTTCAGAATTATTTCAGAGTCATCTAAATTAA